Part of the Woronichinia naegeliana WA131 genome, GTCTCTTATAGGCTTTTGGTAACGAAGGCGCGAAAGAAGTTAAGGCAGAATACGAAAAACGGATTGCCAAAAGTAGTCAACAAGGACGAACTGGCTATGCCGATTTTGTTTGGCCCTCTCGTGTCTTAATTGAAATGAAAAAACGGGGAGAAAATCTGGATAAACACTATCCTCAAGCCTTTCGTTATTGGACTTATTTAGTACCTGATCGCCCACGTTATGTCATTTTATGTAACTTTGATCAATTTTGGATTTACGATTTTAATCTACAAGTTGATACCCCTGTTGATATTATTGCCCTGGAAAATTTACCTGAACGGGCTAGTGCTTTTCGCTTTTTAGAACCGGCTAATTTTCCTCCTATTTTTCGCAATAATCAGGTCGAAGTAACGGAAAAAGCCGCGAGCCGTATGGGGCAATTATTTAAACTATTAAAAGCGCGTCAAAATCAAAGTAAAGTCTTTGATGAATTGATGGCCCAACGCTTTGTTTTGCAATGTGTTTTAGCGATGTTTGCCGAAGATCGTAAATTACTCCCGAATGATTTATTTGTGGATTGTGTGCAAGCTTGCATGAAAGGTGAAAGTTCCTACGATGTTTTAGGGGGTTTATTTCGCGCCATGAATAGTGCAGGTATTACTCCAGTCGGTCGCTATAAAGGAGTAGATTATTTTAACGGTGGTTTATTTGCAAAGATTGAAGCAATTGAGTTAACAGAAAAAGAATTAGAGTTATTAAATGCAACTGCCTTACAGGATTGGAGCAAGGTTCGACCCGCTATTTTTGGTAGTATTTTTGAAGGAACAGCGAATAGTCAGGAACGTCATACTCATGGTATTCATTTCACCTCAGAAGTGGATATTATGAAAATTGTCCGTCCAACCATTAGTGAATATTGGGAGGATAAAATTGAAGCGGCTAAAAACCTAGAAGAATTAAGTCAATTAGAACAGGAATTAAGAAGTTATCGAGTCCTTGATCCAGCTTGTGGTTCGGGTAATTTTCTCTACATTGCCTATCAGGAACTAAAACGTATTGAACGGCTTTTATTTGAAAAAATCGCTTTAATTTCAGGGGATAATCAGCAACAAAAAATTGGCGTTGTGACACCGATTCAATTTTATGGCATAGATATAAATCCCTTTGCGGTGGAGTTAGCACGAGTAACGATGATGATTGCCCGTAAAGTGGCCATTGATCGCTTTGATTTAACGGAGCCAGCTTTACCATTAGATACTTTAGATCAAAATATTATCTGTAAAGATGCTTTATTTACTCCCTGGCAAACGGCGGATGCGATTATCGGTAATCCTCCTTTTTTAGGTGGTAAAAAACTGCGATCGCTGTTAGGTAATAAATATACCGAAAAAGTTTATAAAGCCTTTCCTGAAGTGGAAGGACAGCCTGATTTTTGTGTATTTTGGTTTAGGAAAACAACTGATTACTTAGGCGAAAAAACGCGAGCAGGTTTAGTGGGAACCAATTCTATCACCCAGGTTTCAGGACGAAGGGCCAGTTTAGATTATGTGGTTAATCATGGAGGCATTATTCATAGTGCAATTTCTACTCAAGAATGGTCGGGAGAAGCTGCCGTTCATGTCAGTATTGTTAATTGGTCGAAGCAACAACCGAAACGTAAGGTTTTAGATGGTCTAGAAGTTGCAACCATTTCTTCTTCCTTAAAAAATGAAATATCCATAGCCAGTGCTATGCAGTTAAAAGCAAATGAAAATATGTCTTTTGAGTCCTGTGCGTTAGGAGGAAAAGGATTTATCATTTCGGAAGAAGAAGCTCAGGAATGGATCAAAGCGGATGCAAAAAACTCGAAAGTGCTTAAACCGATGATTGATGGGAAAAACTTAATTCATTTCTATCAAAAAAAAGATTGGGTAATAGATTTTAATGATATGTCTATTGAACAAGCTTCACTGTATAAATTACCATTTCAACGGGTGAGAGAAAAAGTTAAACCAGAACGGGATAATAATCGTCGCAATGCCCGAAGACTTAACTGGTGGCAGTTTGGTGAAAAGAGACCCGCCATGAGAAAAGCTTTAGAAAGTTTAGACTTCTATTTTGCCTTACCTAAAATTGTCAAATGGGTTATGTTCGCTCGTGTTAATATTAATATTCTGCCCTGTGAAGCCAATATGGTCATTGCCTCGGATGACTTTTATTTACTGGGAATTCTTACTTCTCAGATTCATCAGTTATGGGTTAAAGCTCAACGCTCAACGCTTAAAAGTGATACTCGCTATACTAATACAACTTGTTTTGAAACCTTTCCATTTCCCCAAAATGTTAAATCTAATTTGATTGAAAAAATTCGCATAAAAGCTCAGGAATTAGATCAGTATCGCACTGAACAGATTGAACAAAAACGATGGAGTATCACGAAACTCTATAACGAATATTTTCACGAACCTGCTAGCCAACTTTATAAACTTCATCTCCAACTTGATCGCCTAATAATGGAAGCTTATGATCTGACAACAGAAAATGACATTTTAGCAGAACTTTTAGCTTTAAACTTAGAACTTGCTGAACGAGAAAAACAGGGAGAAACGATCATTGGAGCCAAAAATTTTCGACATTTTAGCCCAAGTTAGACCGCTCTGGGTTAAATCCTTTACACTAAAAGAGTTTCGATCTGTTAAGCCTTGTGTGATAATTTTCCCCTATAAATCTATGTGTTGCCGATCATTACCAGAAACCGTTGGTAGTAGCGGTTTTTGAACTGTTGGATATTTTGCAAGCGGTATCTTTAAGACCTCAGAGTGTCAACGGTTCTTAGCAGATCATAAATTTCATCGGTGTAATTATAAAACTCGGTTTGTCGTTTAATTTTATAATTGCGATCTTCGGGTAAATTAATGGTTAATTCCCGTTGGACGGTTCCTGGTCTAGCACTCAACACATAAATACGTTGGGCTAAAAAGACGGCTTCGTCAACATCGTGGGTAATCATTAAAACGCTACACTTGATTTTCTGCCAAATTTCAATTAAATATTCGTGCATTCTCTCTTTGGTTTGCACATCTAAAGCCCCAAAGGGTTCATCCATTAATAAAATTTTCGGATGACAGGCTAAGGAACGAGCGATCGCCACCCGTTGTTTCATTCCTCCTGATAATTCTTTGGGGTAAGACTGGGCAAATTGAGTAAGGCCAACAATATTCAGATAATAACAGGCTAATTCCCAGCGTTCCTTTGTGGATAATCCCTGTAGTTTTAAGCCAAATTCAACATTTTTCTGTACCGTCATCCAGGGATACAGCGTATAACTTTGAAAAACCATACCGCGATCGGCCCCTGGCCCTTTTACTTCAATGCCATCAACGGTAATTGTGCCAGAAGTCGGTGTATCTAACCCTGCAATCATTCGCAACAACGTTGATTTTCCTGAACCAGAAGCCCCGACCGCGCAGACAAATTCAGCACTATCAACGTGCAAATTAATATCTTTTAAAGCGACAATAGGGCCTCGTTTAGTCGTAAAAATTTTATTGAGTTGGCTAATTTCTAAGTGCATAATGTTCTTTTCCTATCGGGTGCGACCTTTAGTTGATAAAAGCTGTTGTAATCAGGGTTCTACAGGGAACCCATATTGATCAAGTTTTGCCCAAAATTGACTCCATCGTTCCTTGGTCAATACCAAAGCTCGTAGGCTCAAAATAATTCCTGCTCCTTTTTCCTTCCATCGCATCCCTGAACAACATAATCGTTGTTTGACCAACGTCTTACAAGCTGCTTCCGTAACACCTGAACCAATCGGATACTTTTTCTCTATGTATTCAGCATAATCCATTTGATGCTGATGATTCTCGTAATAAGTAATCGCCGCTTGTAGTTTCTCGGTAAGATTCTTAGAATGACTTTTTTCTTCTTTGACTTCTTTCATCAGATTTAGCAGTTCTCCTGCTTTTCCTTTTTCATGCTTGAGTTCTCGACAATTTTCAGTCAACCATTCTTTTTGTTTTGACACGGTATTCGGATGCAACGCTTCTGCCAAGGCACCTAAGTAACCAGAGGCATGATAGAAATCTAATATCTGTTCTTCCGTTTGCTTTTCTAAAAACTTCCAATTTGATTCTGCCCCGTCTGCTATCCCGACCAATGTTGCCTCTGGATAACGGTTTTTCGCTCGCTCAATTTCTCTTTCTAATCTTTCTAGAAAACTCTTTTTTCCATACTCTGGTGCCGCACCTAGATAGATTGTATGTTGACGTTCGCCTTCACTATCGTATAGGGAAACGGTTCCCACCATTGCTTCACGGTAGCCATCCTCACACATCAGCATACAGGTTCCATCTAATCCTATTCCCACTGTTGCAATTTGGCTATCCTCCTTGGGCGGGGCATAACTCCACGCTTCTTCTTTTGCCTGTACCACACTTCCTACTGCTTCACTCAATCTTTGGATATAGGATAGCGCTACTTTTCTACCATGATTTTCTAATAAATCATTTTTCACCTCTTTGCCTGCCATCCCTGACATTTTTGAGGATACCTGTTTTGCCAATAATGGCGTTGATGTTATGATTATCCTTGCTTCTCTTTCTAAGGGGCAATACGTTTTTCCTCAAAGGTGAACGCTGATATACATGACGATTCACTATAACCTCACCATAAGGTGTTTGATATTCTTTCGGTTGCTCTCCCTTACTCTTCCAGATTTCTTCACCGATTTTTAAGGGTGAACCATCTGTATCTAAATATTTCAAGGCTTCTTTGCTGGCGATGCAACCTACTTCGTTTAAGCCTTTTTGAATATTTATTTCTGTATCCAACATTGAACGACTTAGTTCTAATGTTAGTTCTATTTTTATCTTTGAACCCTCTACATTAATTAGTTTTGCTGTCATCATTGTTTCCTCTTTGTCACTTTTCATCCCATGTTAACACTTTTCTTTTCCTTCATCAACTAAAGGTCACACCCTTCCTATCATTAAAAAGCAAAATGAATTAAGATAATTTTTGTAGGGACATAATATATTATGTCCTGGATATTTTAAATTAACGAGTAATTGACCATTTACAAGTCCACCGTAAAAGCAAACGAAAACTCAAATCAAGACCAAAACCAATAATTCCTAAAACAATTAAACAGGCAAAAATTTCATCAGTTCTGAGAAATTTCTGTGCTAACAAAATACGTTTCCCTAAACCATTATCTGCCGCAACTAATTCTGCTACCACCACTAAATTCCAAGCCGCCGCCATATTGACACGAAAGGTATCAATAATATTAGGAATAATATAGGGAGTAATGACTTTAAATAAAACCTGTTTTCGAGTTCCTCCCAAAGTATAAGTGACTTCGATAAGTTCACGGGGAATAAATTTCACTGCATCCATAATCATCAGGGTATTAAAAAAAATCGTCCCGATAAAAATGAGCATTACCTTGGATGTTTCTCCAATGCCTAGATAAATCACCAACAAGGGAATAAAGGCGGGAGCAGGCATATAGCGTACAACGCCAATAATCGGTTCCATTAAACTGCGAATACTGGGAAAAGTTCCCATTAAAATGCCCAGGGGAATAGCAAATAATCCTCCCAGAAAAAAGCCCCCAACTACTCGTAAAAAGCTGGTGACAGTATCTTGAATTAAAAAGCCCTGTTGTGCCAATTTTCCTAAAGCTTGAATAACGGCTAAAGGAGAGGGTAAAAATACCGATTCAATGCCCGCAAAACTAGAGATCAGTAACCACAGAATCAAAGGGACAAGAATGGAGGAACCCATTAAAATCCACTTCAGGGATTCAGGAATATCATCTGTGATCCGCCAAAAAGTTGTTGGAGTGAGAGTTTTCTGTGTTGTGGTCATGGGATTTTAAAAGAAAAGAATAATTTTGATCACTCGTATCACCCAGTTAAAATAAGTTTCTTAAATTCAGTATTTCGTAGGGACATAATATATTAGACTTCTTGCACAATAGCTTTTGATCCCCCTAAATCCCCCTTAAAAAGGGGGACTTTCTTGAATCTGCAAGAAGTCTATTATATCCCCCACAAATATTTAGTTTCTAATCCACAAAATAATAGATATTTTATTTAAGTTTTCTTATCTTCTTTTGCCAATGCTTTGACAAATTGTGGGTCTAAAATGGTAGTTAGATCAGGGACTTTTTTGATAAAGCCAACTCCTTTCATAAATTCCGCCATTTTTTGAGCAGCAAAGGGCATATTCTTCATGGTTTTGCCAGGGCTAAAGGCTTCCAGATTTTGTTTTAAGGTAAAAAATTCAGTTCCTTCTTTATACAAGGCTAATTCCTCTAAGCTGATGCCTGCTCGCTTGGCCATAATTTCATCGGCTTTTTGAGGATTTTTGACCATAAAATCTCGAACCTCAAACCAGGTTTTTACAAGGGCTTGAACCTGTTCTGGTTTTTCTTTGACTAATTTGGCACTGACCACTAACAGATCGGGAATGGCCCCAGGAAAGGCTTTAGAACTGATTAATTCTTTAGAACCTTTTCGTTTGAGAGCCGTTGACCAAAAGGGTGGAAAGGCTCCCACTCCATCCACTTTTCCCGAAGCAAAGGCAGCGGCGGCGGCTCCTGTTTCCATCGGCACAATTTGCACGTCTTTACGGCTCATTCCCTCTTTTTCTAGAGCTAAACTGAGGAGAAAATCATCGACAACACCCTCTTCCACAGCGATTTTTTTACCTTTTAAATCTTTAATGGTTTTAATCTCTTCTGTGACAATAATTTTGTCATTTCCCGATGAATTATCATTAACTAATACAGCAACTTCACCATTGACAGCATCCCCCGCAAAGGCGATCGTATCGTTGAGGGTTTGACTATTACCATCCAGTTGACCTGCGGCCAATGATTGTAAGGATTCCAGATAACCATCAAACCATTTCATCTGAACATTAACGCCGTTTTTAGCAAATAATCCTTCTTCTTCGGCGATCGCCCAGGGCCACCACCCCGCCCAGTTACTATAACCAATGACAATGGGAGGAGTATTACTCACAGAACTACTTGCATTGGGAGTTTGTTGAGGAGCTTGATTACAACTAACGGTCAGTAGTAAGCTACTACAAAAAACGAGAATTAAGGAGAAAAAGTTGCGCCGTTTCATAGGGAATCGTTTTGGGGAATAGCTAATAATAAAACAGGAATAAAATTTTAAAACTGTTACTGATTAACAATTCAATAATATCGGGGCGTTGACTTGGCTTTTTACCCAATTTAACCAGGCTTCTAAGCCTTCCCCTGTTTTAGCGGAAAGGGGAATAATAGTTACATCAGGATTCATGGAACGAACATTTGCTTCTAAACGTTTTAAATTAATCTCTAAATAAGGAGCTAAATCTAATTTGGTAATAATCAAGCAATCGGCTTCTTGAAACATAATCGGATATTTAAGCGGTTTATCTTCTCCTTCGGTAATGCTTAACAGAGCGACTTTGGCGTGTTCTCCTACTTCAAATTCGGCTGGACAAACTAAGTTACCCACATTTTCCACAAACACTAAATCAAATTCTTTGGGGTTGTAATTTTCTTTTAAACGATGGATTCCCCCTGCTACCATTTTGGAATCTAAGTGACAGGAACGCCCCGTATTAATGGCAATCACAGGAACGTCATATTGTCTTAGGCGATCAGCATCCAGTTCAGTCGTCATATCCCCTTCAATGACGGCCATTTTTAATTGATTTTTTAAAGCTGCAAGGGTTTTTTCTAAGAGGACAGTTTTGCCTGCGCCAGGACTACTCATCAGGTTTAAACAAGTAATGCCCCACTCATCAAAATGTTCGCGGTTGTGATCAGCTCCTGCTTGATTGGCATGGAGAAGATTCATTTCCAATACTGCGTCAAAGGTTTGGTGCATTTTAATTGATAATTGATAGTGGATAATTGATAATTAGACTGGTAGGGGCGAATTGCGTTCGCCTAACTCTGAGAATGAATTGCGATCGCCCAACTCTGTTTAAGAAATTAAGGAATATTCAATGTGATCAATTTTTAATTCCCGACCTGAGCGAATATCCTCCATTGGCGATCGGCAGGTTGGACAGGAATATTGCAAACCAATTTGGGGTTTATAGTCTTGTTTGCAGGAATGACAATAGGCAATTAGGGGAATATCTTTAATCACTAATTCAACGCCTGCAAGAAAAGTGTTTGAGGTTTGGACTTCAAAGGCAAATTGTAAACTGACAGGTTCGACACAGGTAAATTCACCGACCATCAGATGAATTTTCTCAATTCTGGGCTTTTCGGGTTGGCTATCATACCAATCTCTAACTGTCATAATTAACGCTTTGGTCATATCAGTTTCGTGCATGAATTTTTACTTTTGATTCATCTGAGTTCTGGGATCAACATCAGTAACTGTAATCTTGAGTACATCTACTTCTTTTTCTTGCAAAGTTCCATTTTTATCCTTGGAAATTGCGCGAATAATCACTTTCATTTCAGGGAGGTTTCCTTTGTCATACTCTTTAAGTAAATATCCTAGATACTGACCAACAGCTTTTTCAGCTTGTTTTTTTGTTTTCCAAAGTCGTGCTATTTCCAATACATTGGTAATGTCAATGTATTCATCCTCTACTCCGTCATCAATAACAGTTTTGGATACATAACCATTGACTTGGGGAAGAATGACCAGTGCATACCCAAGAGTTTTGTTGGCTTGAAAGCCAAATCCTTTAGCCATAATTTCACTCCTACATTGATTTTTACCTATATATTTTCATAAATATAAGGTCTAGTTAAATCCAAGGTTCATCAACGGCCATATTGGCTTCAGGATGAATATAATAAGGCTTTTCTTTGCGCGGTAATTGCCCTGAAATAACCAAATGAGCCATTGCATCACAGATCACACGAGTGGCCATTAAAGAAGTCATATCGCTAATATCATAGGGAGGAGAAACTTCCACCACTTCCATGCCACAAATAGGAGCTTTTTGGATAATTTTTCCTAATAAAGCCAACGCTTCACGGGGTAACAAACCACCTGGTTCTGGCCAGCCTGTCCCAGGGACAAAACCCGCATCAATGCAATCAATATCGAAGCTAATCCAAACGCAATCCGTACCATCTAAAGCCCGTTCTAAGGCGAAATCGGCGGCCGCATCAATGCCCTGTTCTACAATATCGGTGACGGTCAAAATATTGGTTGCTCGCTCGCGGCAAACTTTAACGCCTTGACGGGGAACTTGCCAACCCCCAATCCCCAATTGCACTAAATTTTTGGCAGGAGCATTTTTCATATTTGTGGCATGAAACCAGGGACAAGTGTGCATCCGTTCATCTAAGTCTGTTTCCTGGGTATCCACATGGCGATCGAAGTGAATAATACCGACTTTTTTATCCCCTAAATGCCGACAAATACCGCGCACGGTGGGAAAACCGATGGAATGATCACCCCCTAAAATAATCGGAAATGCGCCCGAACTAAAGACATGGGCAACGCCTTTTGAGATTTGATCAAAGGACTTTTCGTTATTAGCCGGAATGGTGAAAATATCGCCCACATCACAGAGGGTAATTTGCTCCCGTAAATCCACTCCTAATTCAAAATTGTAGGGTGTATAAAGAGCGGAAATACGACGAATTCCCTGGGGGCCAAAACGGGTTCCAGGTCGGTAAGTTGTCCCTGAATCATGGGGAACACCCACGATCGCCACATCATAATTGCCCACATTCCGCACATCTTCCAAATAGGGAGCCTTCATAAAGGTATTAATCCCTGCATAGTGGGGTAATTCGCCCCTGGAAAATGTCGGGATACTGCGATCGCGGATACTGTCAGCCGCTTCGAGACCGTAGGTTAACCCCTGGGAAACTTCCTGTTGCCAACCAGTCAGGGGTAAATGGCGTTCTTTTTCTAATGCCTGTTGAGCCTCAGTTAAATGAGGGGGTTGAAAAGCAGATTGCTCGGACATCATTTTACCTCAAAATACAACAACCCAGGAGCCTTCAACAACACCGCATCAAAACAGTGATTATCAAAGTCTCCCGGGCTTTTATCCCGCCGTGTAGCCAGCTTGGATCAGAAATACTTTAAAAACAAGACTAGCCTGCTTCTCTCGGACCTGTCATTTAAGACTTTAGCTTAAATCGGAACCCTAGATGCAATTCTCCTGAAAGTAAACGATTTTCGTGAAAAAAACAGTATCATAGACGACAAGTCGCTACGTATTTTCCATGCTATAATCCTCAAAAAAGCATTACTTCTTAAGCATATTCTCTCTAGCAAATTTTCCAACAGTATGAAGTCTCAAATTCTTTTGTTAGGTGCTCTCACCACTCTTACCTTAGGGAGTATAGCGGCTCCGAGCCATGCAATTAGTCTCATTGATAACTTCCCTCAAACCAATGACGTTCGTAATACGACAATAGATACTACTGGGAATACTGCGGTTTCCTTTACCATTCCCGCCGGTAACACTAATTATTTCCTTAATTTTGTCACTTTGCGTTTAGGTGGTAATTCTCCAGCGGATACGCCAGTTCTAACCATTCGTCAAGGTGGTGCACTCAATCCTAGTACAAAAGTAGTGGCAAATTTCACGAACCCAGTTGGCCAGGGAACACCAATCGTTAATTATAACTTTACGCCGACTACTAGCTTTACATTTCTGGCAAACACCCGATATTGGTTATATTTATCCGCTAGTACAGGAAGTTTTACCTGGAGGGGATCTAGTGATGGAACGAACAACACGCCTAGTGGTATCGCTACCTTTGGAGCCTATCGTGTGACGACTGATGGTGGAGCGACCTTTTCGGGTAGCACTGTTCGCAACACTTTTGGGATAGATGTTACGGCAGTTCCTTGGGAAACGAGTGATGCGGTCTTGCCCCTGAGTATCATTGGCTTTGGTTTAGTAGCCGGAGGAAAACGTTTTCTTGCGCTAAAGAAAAGTCAGAAATCCTAAGTAGCCACAGACATATGTAGCGGCAGGTACAGAACTGCTGATATTTGTGATCAGAAGCCTCTAAGGTAATAGAGCTTAAGTACTGGTAATGGAGTTGTCACTGGTACTTAAACTTTAAAAATGAAAGAAAATAGAGCGAATCGATACTTTGTAATATTATGTTTGTGTAAGTCCTGATACTAAGACTTACCTTTTTTCGTTGGGCATCTTTTTTTGCAAACACTATTTCGGGTTGTTACTCATACAATGAACATGAAAAAAATTAAAAGGAAGATTAATCTCTTCTTCTCAAATTTGTCAACGAATTTTAGCTTTTTGTTCGGTCGAGTTAGTCTAAACATGGCCCTTGGGAATAACAAGGAACGTCATTTAATTGGCATATTACCCATTGTTGGCTACGCTATTGTTGCGATGTCATTCGTGGATTTTGTCTCTGTTCTTTTTCCCCTCCAACTGCAAAACCCTGATTGGGAACTCAAGACTATCAGTACTTTTGTTGAGCAAATCTGGGCTTTTTTGATTGGTTTAGGATTTATTTTTACTCGTTACTTCCAGGAAAATCAAGGGGATATTCGTTCTGTAGAACTCTTTTTTCTAAGGTTTATTCGTTGGTTTATATTAATAATGGCGATCGCTTTGTTGCTGATGATTCCCCTCGTTCTATTGGATACTCATCGATTGCTATCATTTTTTAATGGACAAATAAGCACACAAAAGAATAACGCTCTTAAACAGGTTTCTCAGTTGGAAACAAGTCTTGCCCAAGGAGATAATCCTGATCAAGTAAGATCTTTTGCTAAAGCTCTCAATTTTCCTCCAGAAGTCTTAAACTTACCGGCTCCCGAACTTCAAAAAATCATTAAAACCAATATAGCCGATGCCAAAACCAAAATTACGCAAGAAGCAGCTCAAACTCAAAAACAGCAATCTATAAATACATGGAAAAGTAGCGTCAAAAGCATTATTGGTATAATAATTACTAGTTTGACTTCTATCATTATTTGGCTCAAAATAGGCAAAGCTTTTAAGTAACCTGTTACAGATGAGATTGATCGCGCCTATATCTATTTTCATTGAATAAAATCTATGATTGAAGTAGATAAAATACTTTTTTGTCACTTTCCCATGAAACGTTAATATTGATCAATAATCCTCATTGACTAGGAATTACAGCCTTTATGACCGTTGCTACCCCTGAATTTTGCCAAGGAATCCAGTATTTTGCCCCCAATTTGTCCGATTTCGACCGTTTTGGACAAGAACCAGCGATCGCCGTTAACCAAAAAGCCATCACTTCTGCCAGCGATCCCCAAGCCGTTTATCAAACCTTATTAGCTGCCGATGCTCTACGGTATTTAACGCTGCAAACTACAGCTAGTAAGGAATCGGGACACCCAGGCGGTTTTGCCAGTATTGCCGACGCGATCGCAGCCTTGGTGATGTTGGGCTACAAAAATACGGTGACAGAGGTTGGACATCATGCCCCAGGCTTCTACAGCAATATGTTTCTGGATCGCTCCCTGGAAGCTATGGGCATTAAAACCGTCAAAGA contains:
- a CDS encoding ABC transporter substrate-binding protein translates to MKRRNFFSLILVFCSSLLLTVSCNQAPQQTPNASSSVSNTPPIVIGYSNWAGWWPWAIAEEEGLFAKNGVNVQMKWFDGYLESLQSLAAGQLDGNSQTLNDTIAFAGDAVNGEVAVLVNDNSSGNDKIIVTEEIKTIKDLKGKKIAVEEGVVDDFLLSLALEKEGMSRKDVQIVPMETGAAAAAFASGKVDGVGAFPPFWSTALKRKGSKELISSKAFPGAIPDLLVVSAKLVKEKPEQVQALVKTWFEVRDFMVKNPQKADEIMAKRAGISLEELALYKEGTEFFTLKQNLEAFSPGKTMKNMPFAAQKMAEFMKGVGFIKKVPDLTTILDPQFVKALAKEDKKT
- a CDS encoding ABC transporter permease produces the protein MTTTQKTLTPTTFWRITDDIPESLKWILMGSSILVPLILWLLISSFAGIESVFLPSPLAVIQALGKLAQQGFLIQDTVTSFLRVVGGFFLGGLFAIPLGILMGTFPSIRSLMEPIIGVVRYMPAPAFIPLLVIYLGIGETSKVMLIFIGTIFFNTLMIMDAVKFIPRELIEVTYTLGGTRKQVLFKVITPYIIPNIIDTFRVNMAAAWNLVVVAELVAADNGLGKRILLAQKFLRTDEIFACLIVLGIIGFGLDLSFRLLLRWTCKWSITR
- a CDS encoding agmatinase family protein; this encodes MSEQSAFQPPHLTEAQQALEKERHLPLTGWQQEVSQGLTYGLEAADSIRDRSIPTFSRGELPHYAGINTFMKAPYLEDVRNVGNYDVAIVGVPHDSGTTYRPGTRFGPQGIRRISALYTPYNFELGVDLREQITLCDVGDIFTIPANNEKSFDQISKGVAHVFSSGAFPIILGGDHSIGFPTVRGICRHLGDKKVGIIHFDRHVDTQETDLDERMHTCPWFHATNMKNAPAKNLVQLGIGGWQVPRQGVKVCRERATNILTVTDIVEQGIDAAADFALERALDGTDCVWISFDIDCIDAGFVPGTGWPEPGGLLPREALALLGKIIQKAPICGMEVVEVSPPYDISDMTSLMATRVICDAMAHLVISGQLPRKEKPYYIHPEANMAVDEPWI
- a CDS encoding ABC transporter ATP-binding protein, giving the protein MHLEISQLNKIFTTKRGPIVALKDINLHVDSAEFVCAVGASGSGKSTLLRMIAGLDTPTSGTITVDGIEVKGPGADRGMVFQSYTLYPWMTVQKNVEFGLKLQGLSTKERWELACYYLNIVGLTQFAQSYPKELSGGMKQRVAIARSLACHPKILLMDEPFGALDVQTKERMHEYLIEIWQKIKCSVLMITHDVDEAVFLAQRIYVLSARPGTVQRELTINLPEDRNYKIKRQTEFYNYTDEIYDLLRTVDTLRS
- a CDS encoding HpsJ family protein; this encodes MQTLFRVVTHTMNMKKIKRKINLFFSNLSTNFSFLFGRVSLNMALGNNKERHLIGILPIVGYAIVAMSFVDFVSVLFPLQLQNPDWELKTISTFVEQIWAFLIGLGFIFTRYFQENQGDIRSVELFFLRFIRWFILIMAIALLLMIPLVLLDTHRLLSFFNGQISTQKNNALKQVSQLETSLAQGDNPDQVRSFAKALNFPPEVLNLPAPELQKIIKTNIADAKTKITQEAAQTQKQQSINTWKSSVKSIIGIIITSLTSIIIWLKIGKAFK
- the hypB gene encoding hydrogenase nickel incorporation protein HypB; its protein translation is MHQTFDAVLEMNLLHANQAGADHNREHFDEWGITCLNLMSSPGAGKTVLLEKTLAALKNQLKMAVIEGDMTTELDADRLRQYDVPVIAINTGRSCHLDSKMVAGGIHRLKENYNPKEFDLVFVENVGNLVCPAEFEVGEHAKVALLSITEGEDKPLKYPIMFQEADCLIITKLDLAPYLEINLKRLEANVRSMNPDVTIIPLSAKTGEGLEAWLNWVKSQVNAPILLNC
- the hypA gene encoding hydrogenase maturation nickel metallochaperone HypA, producing the protein MHETDMTKALIMTVRDWYDSQPEKPRIEKIHLMVGEFTCVEPVSLQFAFEVQTSNTFLAGVELVIKDIPLIAYCHSCKQDYKPQIGLQYSCPTCRSPMEDIRSGRELKIDHIEYSLIS
- a CDS encoding N-6 DNA methylase gives rise to the protein MKKRGENLDKHYPQAFRYWTYLVPDRPRYVILCNFDQFWIYDFNLQVDTPVDIIALENLPERASAFRFLEPANFPPIFRNNQVEVTEKAASRMGQLFKLLKARQNQSKVFDELMAQRFVLQCVLAMFAEDRKLLPNDLFVDCVQACMKGESSYDVLGGLFRAMNSAGITPVGRYKGVDYFNGGLFAKIEAIELTEKELELLNATALQDWSKVRPAIFGSIFEGTANSQERHTHGIHFTSEVDIMKIVRPTISEYWEDKIEAAKNLEELSQLEQELRSYRVLDPACGSGNFLYIAYQELKRIERLLFEKIALISGDNQQQKIGVVTPIQFYGIDINPFAVELARVTMMIARKVAIDRFDLTEPALPLDTLDQNIICKDALFTPWQTADAIIGNPPFLGGKKLRSLLGNKYTEKVYKAFPEVEGQPDFCVFWFRKTTDYLGEKTRAGLVGTNSITQVSGRRASLDYVVNHGGIIHSAISTQEWSGEAAVHVSIVNWSKQQPKRKVLDGLEVATISSSLKNEISIASAMQLKANENMSFESCALGGKGFIISEEEAQEWIKADAKNSKVLKPMIDGKNLIHFYQKKDWVIDFNDMSIEQASLYKLPFQRVREKVKPERDNNRRNARRLNWWQFGEKRPAMRKALESLDFYFALPKIVKWVMFARVNINILPCEANMVIASDDFYLLGILTSQIHQLWVKAQRSTLKSDTRYTNTTCFETFPFPQNVKSNLIEKIRIKAQELDQYRTEQIEQKRWSITKLYNEYFHEPASQLYKLHLQLDRLIMEAYDLTTENDILAELLALNLELAEREKQGETIIGAKNFRHFSPS